In the Gymnogyps californianus isolate 813 chromosome 3, ASM1813914v2, whole genome shotgun sequence genome, one interval contains:
- the FOSL2 gene encoding fos-related antigen 2 isoform X1, producing the protein MYQDYPGNFDTSSRGSSGSPGHPETYSSGAAQQKFRVDMPGSGSAFIPTINAITTSQDLQWMVQPTVITSMSSPYSRSHPYSHPLPPLSSVAGHTALQRPGVIKTIGTTVGRRRRDEQLSPEEEEKRRIRRERNKLAAAKCRNRRRELTEKLQAETEVLEEEKSVLQKEIAELQKEKEKLEFMLVAHSPVCKISPEERRSPPSSSLQSARTGASGAVVVKQEPVEEEIPSSSLVLDKAQRSVIKPISIAGGFYGEEALNTPIVVTSTPAITPGSSNLVFTYPNVLDQESPLSPSESCSKAHRRSSSSGDQSSDSLNSPTLLAL; encoded by the exons ATGTACCAGGACTACCCCGGGAACTTCGACACCTCCTCCAGAGGCAGCAGCGGCTCCCCGGGACATCCCGAGACCTACTCCAGCGGCGCAGCCCAGCAG AAATTTCGAGTAGATATGCCAGGATCAGGCAGTGCTTTTATCCCTACAATCAACGCCATCACGACTAGCCAAGACCTGCAGTGGATGGTCCAGCCCACTGTCATCACCTCCATGTCAAGCCCTTACTCTCGTTCGCACCCCTACAGCCATCCGCTGCCCCCGCTGTCTTCAGTGGCCGGACACACGGCCCTTCAGCGACCTGGTGTGATCAAAACCATCGGGACCACGGTGGGCCGGAGACGAAGAGACGAGCAG CTGTCGCCCGAAGAAGAAGAGAAGCGAAGGATCCGGAGAGAGAGGAACAAGCTGGCAGCTGCTAAGTGTCGTAACAGGCGTCGAGAGCTAACAGAGAAACTCCAGGCG GAAACTGAAGTGTTGGAGGAGGAGAAGTCAGTGCTGCAAAAGGAGATCGCTGAGCTccagaaggagaaggagaagctggAGTTTATGCTGGTGGCTCACAGCCCTGTGTGCAAAATCAGCCCTGAGGAACGTCGGAGCCCACCATCCAGCAGCCTCCAGAGCGCTCGGACTGGAGCAAGCGGAGCGGTGGTGGTGAAGCAAGAGCCTGTGGAGGAAGAGATCCCATCTTCCTCTTTGGTCCTTGACAAAGCCCAGAGGTCTGTCATTAAGCCCATCAGCATTGCTGGAGGTTTTTATGGGGAGGAGGCACTCAACACTCCCATCGTGGTGACCTCAACACCAGCCATCACTCCTGGCTCCTCCAACTTGGTGTTCACCTACCCCAACGTGTTGGATCAGGagtctcctctctccccatctGAGTCCTGCTCCAAAGCTCAccggaggagcagcagcagcggtgaCCAGTCCTCGGATTCCTTGAACTCTCCCACCTTGCTGGCGTTGTAA
- the FOSL2 gene encoding fos-related antigen 2 isoform X2 has protein sequence MYQDYPGNFDTSSRGSSGSPGHPETYSSGAAQQKFRVDMPGSGSAFIPTINAITTSQDLQWMVQPTVITSMSSPYSRSHPYSHPLPPLSSVAGHTALQRPGVIKTIGTTVGRRRRDEQETEVLEEEKSVLQKEIAELQKEKEKLEFMLVAHSPVCKISPEERRSPPSSSLQSARTGASGAVVVKQEPVEEEIPSSSLVLDKAQRSVIKPISIAGGFYGEEALNTPIVVTSTPAITPGSSNLVFTYPNVLDQESPLSPSESCSKAHRRSSSSGDQSSDSLNSPTLLAL, from the exons ATGTACCAGGACTACCCCGGGAACTTCGACACCTCCTCCAGAGGCAGCAGCGGCTCCCCGGGACATCCCGAGACCTACTCCAGCGGCGCAGCCCAGCAG AAATTTCGAGTAGATATGCCAGGATCAGGCAGTGCTTTTATCCCTACAATCAACGCCATCACGACTAGCCAAGACCTGCAGTGGATGGTCCAGCCCACTGTCATCACCTCCATGTCAAGCCCTTACTCTCGTTCGCACCCCTACAGCCATCCGCTGCCCCCGCTGTCTTCAGTGGCCGGACACACGGCCCTTCAGCGACCTGGTGTGATCAAAACCATCGGGACCACGGTGGGCCGGAGACGAAGAGACGAGCAG GAAACTGAAGTGTTGGAGGAGGAGAAGTCAGTGCTGCAAAAGGAGATCGCTGAGCTccagaaggagaaggagaagctggAGTTTATGCTGGTGGCTCACAGCCCTGTGTGCAAAATCAGCCCTGAGGAACGTCGGAGCCCACCATCCAGCAGCCTCCAGAGCGCTCGGACTGGAGCAAGCGGAGCGGTGGTGGTGAAGCAAGAGCCTGTGGAGGAAGAGATCCCATCTTCCTCTTTGGTCCTTGACAAAGCCCAGAGGTCTGTCATTAAGCCCATCAGCATTGCTGGAGGTTTTTATGGGGAGGAGGCACTCAACACTCCCATCGTGGTGACCTCAACACCAGCCATCACTCCTGGCTCCTCCAACTTGGTGTTCACCTACCCCAACGTGTTGGATCAGGagtctcctctctccccatctGAGTCCTGCTCCAAAGCTCAccggaggagcagcagcagcggtgaCCAGTCCTCGGATTCCTTGAACTCTCCCACCTTGCTGGCGTTGTAA